The Carassius gibelio isolate Cgi1373 ecotype wild population from Czech Republic chromosome B9, carGib1.2-hapl.c, whole genome shotgun sequence genome includes a region encoding these proteins:
- the LOC127964931 gene encoding N-myc-interactor: MSDADENRVNGELRADTSDPEAEIKKYKDLIESADTERSRLLLEKAEAETEKRKAEAELQSFMDDEDKIFDQFNKDLVEAQEERKSLDRVQQDLKRELHDLQQKLQLKRDETDSLQRRFKIEASIPVKAVKFVRELEREEDEEEDDQVQCVFTVTQRPSLLLKGGQALITFEEEKVAEQILRLAKCSVACDKAKMDVKPYALSLDPSVKFEVHIQVSKKSVRFCNAPPTLPEERMRDRLELSFSRVSRGGGEVEKLEYHRDTGSGRVTFLSTGVAENLVHRGKFCVDTGSDVVLDVLPLYEYQLRKFQTYSGTPHRTVLLGGIQALMDEEDLQDHLEIHFQKPSNYGGEVEHIKYVPDGAQLTAFFSEDGKEDEA; the protein is encoded by the exons ATGTCTGACGCCGATGAAAATCGAGTCAACGGCGAG CTTCGAGCGGACACGAGCGACCCTGAGGCGGAAATCAAGAAATACAAG GATCTCATCGAGTCTGCAGACACTGAAAGATCCAGACTGCTCCTGGAGAAAGCTGAAGCGGAGACTGAAAAGAGAAAAGCCGAAGCAGAACTTCAGAGCTTCATGGACGACGAAGACAAGATTTTTGACCAGTTTAATAAAGATCTTGTGGAAGCGCAG GAGGAGAGGAAGAGTCTGGATCGAGTCCAGCAGGATCTGAAGAGAGAGCTTCATGATCTTCAGCAGAAGCTTCAGCTCAAGAGAGACGAAACTGACTCTCTACAGCGAAGATTCAAG ATCGAAGCCAGTATCCCGGTGAAGGCGGTGAAGTTTGTGCGTGAGCTGGAGAGagaggaggacgaggaggaggATGATCAGGTGCAGTGTGTGTTCACGGTCACACAGAGACCCTCGCTCCTGCTGAAGGGAGGACAGGCGCTCATCACCTTCGAGGAGGAGAAGG TGGCCGAGCAGATCCTCCGACTGGCCAAGTGTTCGGTGGCCTGTGACAAAGCCAAGATGGATGTGAAGCCGTACGCTTTATCTCTGGATCCCTCCGTGAAGTTTGAG GTTCATATCCAGGTGTCAAAGAAGAGCGTCAGGTTCTGTAACGCCCCGCCCACTTTACCTGAGGAGCGAATGAGAGACCGGCTGGAGCTGTCGTTCTCCAGAGTGAGTCGAGGCGGAGGGGAAGTGGAGAAGCTGGAGTACCACAGGGATACGGGCTCGGGCCGCGTCACTTTCCTCAGCACCGGag TCGCAGAGAATCTGGTTCACAGAGGGAAGTTTTGTGTGGACACCGGCAGCGATGTGGTGCTCGATGTTCTTCCTCTGTACGAGTATCAGCTCAGGAAGTTTCAG ACGTACTCGGGGACACCGCATCGCACCGTGCTGCTCGGGGGAATCCAGGCGCTGATGGATGAAGAAGATCTTCAGGATCATCTGGAGATACACTTCCAGAAGCCCAGCAACTACGGAGGAGAGGTGGAGCACATCAAATACGTTCCTGATGGAGCGCAGCTGACTGCTTTCTTCAGCGAGGACGGCAAAGAAGACGAAGCTTGA
- the LOC127964996 gene encoding actin-related protein 3, whose protein sequence is MAARLPACVVDCGTGYTKLGYAGNTEPQFIIPSCIAIKESAKVGDQAQRRMMKGVDDLDFFIGDEAIDKPNYATKWPIRHGIVEDWDLMERFMEQVIFKYLRAEPEDHYFLLTEPPLNTPENREYTAEIMFESFNVPGLYIAVQAVLALAASWTSRQVGERTLTGSVIDSGDGVTHVIPVAEGYVIGSCIKHIPIAGRDITYFTQQLLREREVGIPPEQSLETAKAVKERFSYVCPDLVKEFSKYDTDGSKWIKQYTGINAISKKEFTIDVGYERFLGPEIFFHPEFANPDFTQPISEVVDEVIQNCPIDVRRPLYKNVVLSGGSTMFRDFGRRLQRDLKRTVDARLKLSEELSGGKLKPKPIDVQVITHHMQRYAVWFGGSMLASTPEFYQVCHTKKDYEEIGPSICRHNPVFGVMS, encoded by the exons ATGGCCGCTCGGTTACCGGCATGCGTGGTGGATTGTGGCACAGG gtaCACTAAACTGGGATATGCAGGAAACACGGAGCCGCAGTTCATCATTCcctcat GTATCGCCATCAAAGAGTCGGCGAAGGTGGGCGATCAGGCCCAGAGGAGGATGATGAAGGGCGTGGATGACCTGGACTTCTTCATCGGAGACGAAGCCATCGATAAACCCAACTATGCCAccaaa TGGCCCATCCGGCACGGGATCGTGGAGGACTGGGATCTGATGGAGAGGTTTATGGAGCAGGTGATCTTCAAGTATCTGAGAGCCGAACCTGAGGACCATTACTTCCTGCTG ACCGAACCTCCTCTGAACACTCCAGAGAACCGCGAGTACACGGCCGAGATCATGTTTGAGTCCTTTAACGTGCCGGGGCTGTACATCGCTgtgcag gctGTTCTGGCTCTGGCAGCATCATGGACGTCTCGACAGGTCGGTGAGAGAACCCTCACAGGATCCGTCATCGACAGCGGAGACGGAGTTACTCACGTCATTCcagtg GCGGAGGGTTACGTGATCGGCAGCTGCATTAAACACATTCCCATCGCGGGACGAGACATCACCTACTTCACACAGCagctgctgagagagagagaggtgggcaTCCCTCCGGAGCAGTCGCTGGAGACCGCCAAAGCCGtcaag GAGCGCTTCAGTTACGTCTGTCCTGATCTGGTGAAGGAGTTCAGTAAGTACGATACGGACGGATCTAAATGGATCAAGCAGTACACCGGCATCAACGCCATCAGCAAGAAAGAGTTCACCATCGACGTGGGCTACGAGCGCTTCCTGGGACCAGAGATCTTCTTCCACCCGGAG TTTGCTAACCCAGACTTCACTCAGCCCATCTCTGAGGTGGTGGACGAGGTCATTCAGAACTGCCCGATCGATGTGCGCCGTCCGCTCTATAAG AACGTGGTCCTGTCGGGCGGCTCCACTATGTTCCGTGACTTCGGCCGGCGTCTGCAGAGAGACCTGAAGAGGACGGTGGACGCGCGTCTGAAGCTCAGCGAGGAGCTCAGCGGAGGGAAACTCAAG CCCAAACCCATCGACGTGCAGGTCATCACCCACCACATGCAGCGCTACGCCGTGTGGTTCGGAGGATCCATGCTGGCGTCCAcc cCGGAGTTTTACCAAGTgtgtcacaccaagaaggactaCGAAGAGATCGGGCCGAGCATCTGCCGCCACAACCCTGTGTTCGGTGTCAtgtcctaa